DNA sequence from the Daphnia carinata strain CSIRO-1 chromosome 8, CSIRO_AGI_Dcar_HiC_V3, whole genome shotgun sequence genome:
cataacatttgaagaagccggcctgcgccaactactacttcaaaacattaagaattctggctacctaaaaccaacacctgtttagaaagcttcagttgcagttattcttgacaaaagagatttaattgcttgtgctgtcacgggctccggcaaaacggtaatccaattaattaacgctgtgtaatttggAAActttgatgccctcgtactgacttgattcgaatgggtcgggaTGAACTGGCTAAGTTGAAGTAatagtaattttgagtgggcacgccggtgattgcgactactaaaaggtccaattgcatctaacaTACTTAgcaacccttcgtgatattcgttgttgattaagtcatctaaaattttacattttttcatataggcggcgtacttggtaccggttatgaacatattgttagttgtttttataatttttaagttttattgtttttttataatttagTACAATTAGGCAACGTTTCCttagaaaaaaggggagaggGGAGTAAAGAAAAGTGTAACCGTCTGACTCGTTCGTCAAATGGATGGAGCACAAGAAATACACAATTCGCCATGTTGGTGGGGTATTCTAAAGGTAAGATTTAACTTAAATTTAATTCTTGATAAACttttagattttaaaattttgccaaagaaatttaatGTCATTCATTTAGATGTATTGATGCTCACTAATTGCTGCACAACGTGTCCGGTTTTTGAAAGTACGAACGGTCTCGAAAGTTGtgaaacattgtttttttctttacagctTTGAATATGTGGATGAATAGTAGTGGCCACGTATCATGTCTTGGATGTATGGAATGTTTCACATTAATACTAATGCAGGTATGTGATTTACTTTTGAAGTAATTATTGAAAGTTTAAAAGATTATAAGCTGATGTTGTGTATGAACTATTCAGTCATTTGTATTTTCTCATTCATAGCTTCTACAGAATGTGGTGATTTGTCTACATATGGTAACTGTGGTGGGGTTCGAGGTCAGGTTTTCTTGTATGAATGCCATTGCCTATCTGTACTTCTATTTTTGGTAGGAAAGTATTTTAACCATCTCATTTATGAAAATTCTACCTGCTAATTGTGTTTGTCTGCTCCTGGACAGGTGGATGGTTTTGTGGTGCTGGTTGGTTTGAGAGGGATTGCTGGAGGCCACCTCCCCCATTTGTTTTCTCCAGTTGTTACTGGTGTTTCGAAGGTTCAAGTTGTTCTAGACGAGGTTTGGTACAACTAGACTTTTATGATTGCAAATGTCTGTTCATTTAGGTTTTTCTATCTCGTTTGTAGAATTTCTGCCAGCCAGACATGTTTGTCGGTTTTGCCTTGGTATTTTAGCTGTGCAGTGGGAAAACATGCCTAACCCCCCTGCGGGTTGATGTGGTTTTGTAGTGAGGCCACCTAAAGGAATGGACTACCTCCCTATAGAAGGTTGAATTGGAGATGACAGATATAGGTATACGATTCAAACTATTTCAGTCATGCAAAGGTCAAAGGAAAGTGAGGGAGTGGTTTCAGTCGATTCGTTTACATCTTCAGGAACCGGTTGAGATTCACGCCTTTCAGGTCCATTGAGAATTCATATTAAGGTGATAAGCGTACCAACCTAACGTTTGTTAATATAACACCGATAGATATTACTGCAGGGCGCAACAGCACCTCAACGGTTTCGTTATAAACTCGTTCAATGGTTTTATTCTCACACTTGAAAGAGGATCTTTGGTCCGTCCAGTCTTCGGGTTGATGAGTGCTGTGGAGATAAAAGATTTAGTTGATGCAAGTTTTAAAGGAAatattgtcttaattttttttttttttttaggaaagcACTCGCTACagtcactttcaagtttggcGCAACCAGGCAAGCCACTAGCAGTCAACGGCGGTGGGTGACGTTTGAGAGTTTGATTACATGGAATGCAAGTTTCACACGTCGGAGGGAGACGGTAGAAGACTCACCGGCATATTGGCAATCAGAATCTCTTTCACACTAAGTCattgaatcaacaacaaacaattagAGAATCGAgcaggaaagaaaaagcaagcCTGGGCTAGTAAATGATAACTAACCTTCATGGT
Encoded proteins:
- the LOC130700234 gene encoding uncharacterized protein LOC130700234, encoding MSWMYGMFHINTNAASTECGDLSTYGNCGGVRGQVFLYECHCLSVLLFLVDGFVVLVGLRGIAGGHLPHLFSPVVTGVSKVQVVLDENFCQPDMFVGFALVF